Part of the Subtercola frigoramans genome, GGCGGCCAGCGCGTCGGTGCGCTGTTCGTGTGGCATCACTCTATTGCGTGGCGGGCCAGAATGATCGACGGATTTGAGCGCTCCACCACGTTCAGCACTCCACCACGTTCAGCGCTAGTCCGCCCCGCGCGGTCTCCTTGTACATGTCCTTCATGTCGGCGCCGGTCTGTCGCATGGTGAGAATGGCCTGGTCGAGCGAGACGTGGTGGGCACCATCGCTACGGATGGCCATCCTCGCGGCCGTGATCGCTTTGATCGCACCGACGGCGTTCCGTTCGATGCAGGGAATCTGCACCAGGCCGCCCACCGGGTCGCAGGTGAGACCCAGGTTGTGCTCGATGCCGATCTCCGCTGCCATCTCGACCTGCCGGGGTGTGCCGCCGAGCACCTCGGTGAGGCCGGCGGCTGCCATCGAACAGGCCGAGCCCACTTCGCCCTGGCAGCCGACCTCGGCGCCGGAGATCGACGCGTTCTCCTTGAACAGGATTCCGACCGCGGTTGCCGTGAGCAGAAAACGTACGACGCCGTCTTCGGTAGCGCCGGGTACGAAGTCCGTGTAGTACTTCAGCACTGCAGGGATGATGCCGGCAGCACCATTCGTGGGTGCCGTGACCACGCGTCCACCCGCAGCATTCTCCTCGTTCACAGCGAGGGCGAAGAGAGTGACCCACTCCATGGCCCTGAGGGGGTCGTCAGGATTCGGGTTCTGCTCGAGCTGGCTGCGCTGCACAGCTGCGCGTCGACGCACCTTGAGGCCGCCCGGAAGGATGCCCGTCGAGGTGCTGCCGCGTTC contains:
- a CDS encoding L-serine ammonia-lyase yields the protein MSLSAFDLFTIGIGPSSSHTVGPMRAASSFVARLRDDSLLARTALERTALDRTARVRVDLFGSLGATGHGHGTIKAVILGLQGEEPQLVDPTTADAKAERSTTEGILELGGTRAIAFSWRDDIVMHRRERLDFHTNGMRFSAFDSAGTPVEVREYFSIGGGFVLDQDETGNRRLIPDPTPVAHRFGSGNELLALCEETGLRVSDVILANERSWRSEVEIRSGLLHIWDVMQQTIERGSTSTGILPGGLKVRRRAAVQRSQLEQNPNPDDPLRAMEWVTLFALAVNEENAAGGRVVTAPTNGAAGIIPAVLKYYTDFVPGATEDGVVRFLLTATAVGILFKENASISGAEVGCQGEVGSACSMAAAGLTEVLGGTPRQVEMAAEIGIEHNLGLTCDPVGGLVQIPCIERNAVGAIKAITAARMAIRSDGAHHVSLDQAILTMRQTGADMKDMYKETARGGLALNVVEC